One window of Gloeothece citriformis PCC 7424 genomic DNA carries:
- a CDS encoding SAM hydrolase/SAM-dependent halogenase family protein codes for MSQPSIITLLTDFGLEDGYVGVMKGVIAQINPLSQVIDITHQIPPQNLAAGRFCLMNAYDYFPKGTVHIGVVDPGVGSQRRGVAIRFVDGYLVGPDNGLFSGILQDLPPIMAVELTNPDYWRTPNPSSTFHGRDIFAPVGAYLAKGVPLQVLGDPIHPESLIQFPITDVEFRDHQLRGCIQYVDHFGNLITNIPPQEIAGKNWSIVVKDIKIPSGKTYNDVNLGELIGLVGSHGWLEIAVNGGSAQSKLSLNIGDPIEVLF; via the coding sequence ATGTCTCAACCGAGTATAATTACGTTACTAACCGATTTTGGCTTAGAGGATGGCTATGTGGGAGTGATGAAAGGAGTAATTGCCCAGATTAATCCTTTGAGCCAAGTTATAGATATAACTCATCAAATACCCCCTCAAAATCTAGCGGCGGGAAGATTTTGTCTGATGAATGCCTATGATTATTTTCCTAAAGGAACAGTTCATATTGGGGTTGTTGATCCGGGAGTAGGAAGTCAGCGTAGAGGAGTCGCTATTCGTTTTGTAGATGGATATTTAGTCGGCCCTGATAATGGGTTATTTAGTGGAATTTTGCAGGATTTACCTCCTATTATGGCGGTAGAATTAACCAATCCAGATTACTGGCGTACTCCTAACCCCAGTTCTACTTTTCATGGACGAGATATTTTTGCACCAGTGGGAGCATATTTAGCGAAGGGAGTTCCTTTACAAGTGTTAGGTGATCCCATTCATCCGGAAAGTTTGATTCAATTCCCCATTACTGATGTAGAGTTCAGAGATCATCAATTACGAGGATGTATTCAATATGTCGATCATTTTGGGAATTTAATTACTAATATTCCTCCGCAAGAAATAGCAGGAAAAAATTGGTCAATAGTTGTCAAAGACATCAAAATTCCTTCAGGAAAAACCTACAATGATGTTAATTTAGGGGAATTAATCGGTTTAGTTGGAAGTCATGGATGGCTAGAAATTGCTGTTAATGGAGGAAGTGCCCAATCCAAGTTAAGCTTAAATATAGGAGATCCGATCGAGGTCTTATTTTAA
- the dtd gene encoding D-aminoacyl-tRNA deacylase: MRVVIQRVKSSQVTVNGKIVGQIGRGLNLLVAIATTDTENELDWMCRKCLELRLFPADGQSDRPEKSIQDIDGELLVISQFTLYGDCRKGRRPSFSDSAPPQVAQHLYEKFVEKLRQSGLRVETGVFGAMMEVSIQNDGPVTLLLEREASGSIMDNG; this comes from the coding sequence ATGCGTGTTGTGATTCAACGAGTAAAATCTTCTCAAGTCACGGTTAATGGTAAAATTGTCGGTCAAATTGGACGGGGTTTAAATTTATTAGTCGCTATTGCCACCACTGACACGGAAAATGAACTAGACTGGATGTGTCGTAAATGTTTAGAATTGCGTTTATTTCCGGCAGACGGACAAAGCGATCGCCCGGAGAAATCAATTCAAGATATCGACGGAGAATTACTTGTTATCAGTCAATTTACCTTATATGGAGATTGTCGTAAAGGTCGCCGGCCTTCCTTTAGTGACTCTGCACCTCCCCAAGTTGCTCAACATTTATACGAAAAATTTGTCGAAAAATTAAGACAAAGTGGGTTACGAGTAGAAACCGGGGTTTTTGGTGCAATGATGGAAGTCAGTATCCAAAATGATGGCCCTGTTACACTTCTACTCGAACGAGAAGCAAGCGGTTCAATAATGGATAATGGATAA
- a CDS encoding CobW family GTP-binding protein translates to MQTVDTQPGNSEAMDAPKQGLPVTIITGFLGSGKTTLLNYILSNQQGLKTAVLVNEFGEIGIDNELIISTEDNMVELSNGCICCTINEDLINAVYKVLEHSGKVDYLVVETTGLADPLPVALTFLGTELRDMTRLDSIITMVDCSNFSLDLFNSQAAYSQIAYGDIIVLNKTDLVDEADVDALEVRIRDIKQGSRILRTTKSEVPLPLILSVGLFESDKYFESVEDKHDHDHDHHHHDHHDHDHHHHDHDHDHHHHDHEHHHHSNHLENDGFTSISIQSDQPLSIRKFQYFLDNQLPENVFRAKGILWFDESPKRHIFHLSGKRFTLEDDDWKGEPKNQLVLIGQNLDHDKLREQIDNCFCLPSTNRGKGFGK, encoded by the coding sequence ATGCAAACAGTTGATACACAACCCGGCAATTCTGAGGCAATGGATGCCCCTAAACAGGGTTTACCTGTTACGATCATTACAGGTTTTCTTGGCAGTGGTAAGACAACCCTACTTAATTATATTCTCAGCAACCAACAGGGATTAAAAACTGCTGTCCTCGTTAATGAATTTGGAGAAATTGGCATAGATAATGAATTAATTATCTCGACTGAGGATAATATGGTGGAACTCAGCAATGGTTGTATTTGCTGCACCATCAATGAAGATTTGATTAATGCTGTATACAAAGTTCTAGAGCATTCTGGCAAAGTCGATTATCTCGTCGTGGAAACCACAGGATTAGCTGATCCGTTACCGGTAGCGTTAACGTTTTTAGGGACAGAGTTACGAGACATGACCCGACTTGATTCTATCATTACAATGGTAGATTGCTCTAATTTTAGTTTAGATTTATTTAATTCTCAAGCGGCCTATAGTCAAATTGCTTACGGAGATATCATTGTTCTCAATAAAACTGATTTAGTGGATGAAGCAGATGTAGACGCTTTAGAAGTTAGAATTCGAGATATTAAGCAGGGATCGAGAATTTTACGGACAACAAAATCTGAAGTTCCCTTACCTTTGATTCTCAGTGTTGGACTGTTTGAATCAGATAAATATTTTGAGTCCGTCGAAGATAAACACGATCATGATCATGACCATCATCACCATGACCACCATGATCATGACCATCATCACCATGACCATGACCATGACCATCATCATCATGATCATGAACACCATCACCATTCTAACCATTTAGAAAATGATGGATTTACCTCTATCTCCATACAGAGTGATCAACCGTTATCTATTCGTAAATTTCAATATTTTTTAGACAATCAACTGCCAGAAAATGTTTTCCGAGCAAAAGGAATTCTCTGGTTTGATGAGAGTCCTAAACGTCATATTTTTCACTTGAGCGGAAAACGGTTTACTCTTGAAGATGATGACTGGAAAGGAGAACCGAAAAACCAATTAGTTTTAATTGGACAAAATCTTGATCATGATAAATTAAGAGAACAAATAGACAACTGTTTTTGTTTACCCTCTACTAATCGTGGGAAAGGTTTTGGAAAATAA
- a CDS encoding cyclic nucleotide-binding domain-containing protein, whose amino-acid sequence MLLQPTDTINIFKKQPDQIFAPGEIIFEQGQEGHTMFGVIEGEVEMSIEGKVIETIQAGDVFGQGAIIQEDHLRASTAKAKTQCKLAVLDREHFLFAVQQTPLFALQVMKSYSDRFRQLKETI is encoded by the coding sequence ATGTTATTACAGCCAACCGACACGATTAACATCTTTAAAAAGCAACCGGATCAAATTTTTGCGCCGGGTGAGATTATCTTTGAACAAGGACAAGAAGGTCATACTATGTTTGGGGTTATCGAGGGAGAAGTTGAAATGTCAATAGAGGGTAAAGTGATAGAGACGATACAAGCGGGGGATGTATTTGGACAAGGAGCAATTATTCAGGAGGATCACTTGAGAGCCTCTACCGCTAAAGCCAAAACTCAGTGTAAACTGGCGGTATTAGACCGGGAACACTTTTTATTTGCGGTACAGCAGACACCCTTGTTTGCTCTACAAGTGATGAAAAGTTACTCCGATCGCTTTCGTCAACTTAAAGAAACAATATAA